In Nocardioides dokdonensis FR1436, the following are encoded in one genomic region:
- a CDS encoding TMEM165/GDT1 family protein has translation MELSALLVAFGTIFLVELPDKTFLATLVLSTRYRPLLVWIGVGLAFTVQTGVAVLLGSAASFLPDDLVRGLAAAMFLVGALLLLREARGARRTATGSQADDTGDGAEFLERAAPATGLRAVGASFVVLFAAEWGDLSQLLTITLVARYDAALPVFVGALGALLTVSALAVLVGRALTRRVPLHALMYGGALVCLVLAALTTYELLA, from the coding sequence GTGGAGCTGAGCGCGCTGCTGGTGGCGTTCGGCACGATCTTCCTCGTCGAGCTGCCCGACAAGACGTTCCTGGCGACGCTGGTGCTCAGCACCCGCTACCGCCCGCTGCTGGTGTGGATCGGCGTGGGTCTCGCCTTCACGGTCCAGACCGGGGTGGCGGTGCTGCTCGGCAGCGCCGCGTCCTTCCTGCCCGACGACCTGGTGCGCGGCCTGGCCGCGGCGATGTTCCTGGTCGGCGCCCTGCTGCTGCTGCGCGAGGCCCGCGGTGCGCGGCGTACCGCCACCGGGAGCCAGGCGGACGACACCGGGGACGGGGCCGAGTTCCTCGAGCGCGCCGCGCCCGCGACCGGCCTGCGCGCCGTCGGGGCGTCGTTCGTCGTGCTCTTCGCCGCCGAGTGGGGCGACCTGTCGCAGCTGCTCACGATCACCCTGGTGGCCCGCTACGACGCCGCGCTGCCGGTCTTCGTCGGCGCCCTCGGCGCCCTGCTCACCGTGAGCGCCCTGGCGGTGCTCGTCGGGCGGGCGCTGACGCGGCGGGTGCCGCTGCACGCACTGATGTACGGCGGGGCCCTCGTCTGCCTGGTGCTGGCGGCGTTGACGACCTACGAGCTCCTGGCCTGA
- the larC gene encoding nickel pincer cofactor biosynthesis protein LarC yields the protein MTIWVDASAGASGDMLLGALIGAGVPLALLQDAVDAVSPEPVALRAEQVDRGGLLATRCHVEVADSSTHRTWRDVRDLLVAAGLDEQVRAAALAVFARLAAAEGAVHGHDADDVHLHEVGALDAIADVVGVCAGLAHLRDRVGGPVVVGTVAVGSGRVGAAHGSLPVPVPAVVALLRGAPSYAGPPGAAPAEMCTPTGAALLSTLGDAWGPQPALVLEDVGVGAGGRDPDTHANVVRVLAGPAVDAGPTRPPATDEELVLEANVDDLDPRLWPGVLEALMAAGAADAWLTPVLMKKGRPAHTLSVLVRPEHAAAVRGVVFRETSTIGLREHPVTKRALPREVVEVQVAGAPVRVKVSRHEGRAVTAQPEWEDVAAVARVAGRPARAVLAEARSQAWRLLEEDTAWS from the coding sequence GTGACGATCTGGGTCGACGCCTCCGCCGGCGCCAGCGGCGACATGCTGCTGGGGGCCCTGATCGGCGCCGGCGTCCCGCTGGCGCTGCTGCAGGACGCCGTCGACGCCGTCTCGCCCGAGCCCGTCGCGCTGCGGGCCGAGCAGGTCGACCGCGGCGGTCTCCTCGCCACGCGCTGCCACGTCGAGGTCGCCGACTCGAGCACGCACCGCACCTGGCGCGACGTCCGCGACCTGCTCGTGGCCGCCGGGCTGGACGAGCAGGTGCGGGCGGCCGCGCTGGCCGTCTTCGCCCGCCTCGCCGCCGCCGAGGGAGCCGTCCACGGCCACGACGCCGACGACGTCCACCTCCACGAGGTCGGCGCCCTCGACGCGATCGCCGACGTAGTCGGGGTGTGCGCGGGGCTCGCGCACCTGCGCGACCGGGTCGGCGGCCCCGTGGTGGTCGGCACGGTCGCCGTCGGCTCGGGACGGGTCGGCGCGGCCCACGGGTCCCTGCCGGTGCCGGTGCCGGCGGTCGTGGCGCTGCTGCGCGGCGCCCCGTCGTACGCCGGTCCCCCGGGCGCCGCGCCGGCGGAGATGTGCACGCCCACCGGCGCTGCGCTGCTCAGCACGCTGGGCGACGCGTGGGGCCCGCAGCCGGCACTGGTGCTCGAGGACGTCGGGGTCGGTGCCGGGGGACGGGACCCGGACACGCACGCGAACGTCGTGCGGGTGCTGGCCGGTCCCGCGGTCGACGCAGGACCCACCCGGCCCCCCGCCACCGACGAGGAGCTGGTGCTCGAGGCCAACGTCGACGACCTCGACCCGCGGCTGTGGCCCGGGGTGCTGGAGGCCCTGATGGCGGCAGGCGCCGCGGACGCCTGGCTCACCCCGGTCCTGATGAAGAAGGGCCGTCCCGCCCACACGCTGTCGGTGCTGGTGCGACCCGAGCACGCCGCGGCGGTGCGGGGCGTCGTCTTCCGCGAGACCTCCACGATCGGCCTGCGCGAGCACCCGGTGACGAAGCGGGCGCTGCCGCGCGAGGTGGTCGAGGTGCAGGTCGCCGGCGCACCGGTGCGGGTCAAGGTGTCGCGCCACGAGGGCCGCGCGGTGACCGCCCAGCCCGAGTGGGAGGATGTCGCCGCTGTCGCGCGGGTCGCCGGCCGCCCGGCCCGGGCGGTGCTCGCCGAGGCCCGGTCGCAGGCGTGGCGCCTGCTCGAGGAGGACACCGCGTGGAGCTGA
- the larB gene encoding nickel pincer cofactor biosynthesis protein LarB yields MDPTDPRTHHLGFARVDVDRAARTGDPEVVLGQGKSPSQVVDLLSALHEQHPDRAVLATRLDPAALALVAERLPTAVVDEVARAAVLGPPPAGRGRVLVLSAGTSDAPVAAEAALSVAVHGAAVARIDDVGVAGLHRLLAVRDDLATADALIVVAGMEGALPSVVGGLVGVPIVAVPTSIGYGASLGGLSALLGMLNSCAPGIGVVNIDNGYGAGVLAARIARQSGSRDEAPGADR; encoded by the coding sequence GTGGACCCGACCGACCCGCGCACCCACCACCTCGGCTTCGCCCGTGTCGACGTCGACCGGGCCGCCCGCACCGGGGACCCCGAGGTGGTCCTGGGCCAGGGCAAGAGCCCCTCGCAGGTCGTCGACCTGCTCTCCGCGCTGCACGAGCAGCACCCCGACCGCGCCGTCCTGGCGACCCGGCTCGACCCCGCCGCCCTCGCCCTGGTCGCCGAGCGGCTGCCGACGGCGGTGGTCGACGAGGTGGCCCGCGCCGCGGTCCTCGGGCCGCCCCCGGCCGGGCGAGGGCGGGTGCTGGTGCTCAGCGCCGGCACCTCTGATGCGCCGGTGGCCGCCGAGGCGGCGCTCAGCGTCGCCGTGCACGGCGCCGCCGTGGCCCGCATCGACGACGTCGGGGTGGCCGGCCTGCACCGCCTGCTCGCGGTGCGCGACGACCTCGCGACCGCCGACGCGCTGATCGTGGTCGCCGGCATGGAGGGTGCCCTGCCCTCGGTCGTCGGCGGCCTGGTGGGCGTGCCGATCGTCGCGGTGCCGACCAGCATCGGGTACGGCGCCTCCCTGGGCGGGCTCTCGGCGCTGCTGGGCATGCTCAACAGCTGCGCCCCCGGCATCGGCGTGGTCAACATCGACAACGGCTACGGCGCCGGCGTCCTGGCCGCGCGGATCGCCCGGCAGAGCGGGTCCCGCGACGAGGCGCCCGGAGCCGACCGGTGA